The following coding sequences lie in one Fusarium poae strain DAOMC 252244 chromosome 1, whole genome shotgun sequence genomic window:
- a CDS encoding hypothetical protein (TransMembrane:3 (o65-83i144-161o167-185i)), with amino-acid sequence MDHDMHMTGISETATMTMDMPAASTSMAMDHGDMMGGCKISMLWNWNTVDSCFIAESWRVTSKGMFAGSCIGVILLVMSLELLRRSVKEWDRYLLRQHAVKFAESSSTGRPGSVNGKEGNATVINCNNTVPPFRPNVWQQAIRALLHMMQFAVAYFVMLLAMYYNGYFIICIFIGAYLGAFIFQWETLSPSGGTSASKEATVCCG; translated from the exons ATGGATCACGATATGCATATGACTGGTATATCAGAAACTGCTACCATGACCATGGATATGCCTGCTGCTTCCACCTCAATGGCAATGGACCACGGTGACATGATGGGCGGATGCAAGATTTCT ATGCTTTGGAACTGGAACACGGTCGACTCATGTTTCATCGCTGAGTCGTGGCGCGTCACTTCCAAGGGAATGTTCGCCGGCTCCTGTATCGGCGTCATCCTTCTCGTCATGTCCCTCGAACTTCTCCGCCGCTCCGTCAAAGAATGGGATCGCTATCTCCTCCGCCAGCACGCCGTCAAGTTTGCAGAGTCTTCCTCTACCGGCCGACCTGGTTCCGTCAATGGCAAAGAAGGCAATGCTACCGTTATCAATTGCAACAATACTGTACCCCCGTTCCGGCCCAATGTTTGGCAGCAGGCCATCCGTGCCCTCCTACACATGATGCAGTTTGCCGTGGCCTACTTTGTCATGCTGTTGGCCATGTACTACAACGGCTACTTCATCATTTGCATCTTTATTGGTGCTTATCTTGGTGCTTTCATCTTTCAATGGGAGACTTTGAGTCCTTCAGGTGGTACCAGTGCTTCTAAGGAGGCAACAGTTTGCTGTGGTTGA
- the RPD3 gene encoding histone deacetylase (BUSCO:16481at5125): MGDDIRVELGSVALNASSPKKVAYFYDSDIGNYAYVTGHPMKPHRIRLAHSLIMQYNLYQKMEIYRAKPATRGEMTQFHTDDYIDFLQKVTPDNMDSFMREQGKYNVGDDCPVFDGLFEFCGISAGGSMEGAARLNRQKCDIAINWAGGLHHAKKCEASGFCYVNDIVLGILELLRFKKRVLYIDIDVHHGDGVEEAFYTTDRVMTVSFHKYGEYFPGTGELRDTGIGQGKNYAVNFPLRDGITDASYRSIFQPVIENVMKYYQPEAVVLQCGGDSLSGDRLGCFNLSMDGHANCVNFVKSFNLPTLVLGGGGYTMRNVARTWAFETGVLVGKEMDRTLPYNEYYEYYAPDFELNVRSSNMENSNSREYLEKITSSVIDNLRQTGPAPSVQLQDVPRKPFGGMTDEEEAELDDLDEDENKDVRMTEHRWDKHVEHDNEFEASDDDEMARVNGATRQNGNKRSFTDYRKGEMDVDNPDAPPAKAPNGASNDDAAEEHAGEDGHDVNDDTIDDISAPDQPEKDQPEKAIENASEGVKEPEPTKVDGDGDVGMEDSAVEETTIKKEDIETEAPEAPTEPSAPTEKPAQEEPAVEAAAPNAAITTEPASGPTPVEKPVESTEEARSEQPADVMDVDTEKDKPEQPKEKSKSPAN; this comes from the exons ATGGGCGACGACATTCGTGTTGAGCTCGGCTCAGTCGCGCTTAATGCCTCATCGCCCAAGAAGGTTGCTTACTTTTACGACTCTGACATTGGTAACTATGCCTACGTTACTGGACATCCTATGAAACCTCATCGTATCCGGTTGGCGCATAGCTTGATCATGCAGTACAACCTGTACCAGAAGATGGAGATATAT CGCGCGAAACCTGCGACCCGAGGCGAAATGACCCAATTTCACACGGACGACTACATCGATTTCTTGCAAAAAGTCACGCCAGATAACATGGACAGCTTCATGAGGGAGCAAGGAAAATACAACGTTGGAGATGATTGCCCTGTGTTCGATGGTCTATTCGAGTTTTGTGGTATCAGTGCGGGTGGTAGCATGGAAGGCGCTGCAAGACTCAACCGCCAAAAGTGCGACATCGCCATCAATTGGGCCGGTGGTCTCCATCACGCCAAGAAATGCGAAGCCAGTGGCTTTTGCTACGTCAACG ATATTGTTCTCGGCATTCTCGAGCTCCTCCGATTCAAAAAGCGGGTCCTTTACATCGATATTGACGTCCATCacggtgatggtgttgaggaaGCTTTCTACACCACCGACCGTGTCATGACCGTTTCTTTCCACAAGTATGGCGAGTATTTCCCAGGCACTGGTGAGCTCAGGGATACTGGTATTGGTCAAGGAAAGAATTACGCTGTCAACTTTCCTCTCCGAGATGGTATTACCGATGCGTCGTACCGCTCAATCTTCCAGCCTGTTATCGAGAATGTTATGAAGTACTATCAGCCCGAGGCTGTTGTTCTACAGTGTGGCGGTGATAGTCTTTCAGGCGATCGACTTGGTTGTTTCAACTTGAGTATGGATGGTCACGCTAACTGCGTGAACTTTGTCAAGAGTTTCAACCTCCCTACTCTTGTTCTTGGTGGAGGTGGCTATACGATGCGAAACGTTGCGCGCACATGGGCGTTTGAGACCGGTGTTCTGGTCGGCAAGGAAATGGACCGAACATTACCCTACAATGAATACTACGAA TACTATGCTCCTGACTTTGAGCTGAACGTTCGATCCTCCAACATGGAGAATTCCAACAGCCGCGAATATCTGGAGAAGATTACTTCATCAGTCATCGATAACCTCCGACAAACTGGACCTGCGCCATCAGTGCAATTGCAGGACGTCCCACGGAAGCCTTTTGGCGGCATGaccgacgaggaggaggctgagctggatgaccttgatgaggatgagaacAAGGATGTCCGCATGACGGAACATCGCTGGGACAAGCACGTTGAACATGATAACGAGTTCGAAGccagcgatgatgacgagatgGCCCGTGTCAATGGTGCTACACGCCAGAACGGTAACAAGCGCAGCTTTACTGATTACCGCAAGGGAGAAATGGATGTCGATAATCCCGACGCTCCCCCTGCCAAAGCCCCTAATGGTGCTTCTAATGATGATGCTGCCGAAGAACACGCTGGCGAGGACGGGCATGATGTGAACGACGATACTATCGACGACATTTCAGCTCCTGATCAGCCCGAGAAAGATCAACCAGAGAAGGCAATTGAAAATGCCAGTGAGGGTGTGAAAGAGCCCGAACCAACAaaagttgatggagacgGCGATGTAGGCATGGAGGACTCGGCTGTTGAAGAAACGACGATTAAGAAGGAGGATATTGAGACTGAAGCACCCGAAGCACCCACCGAGCCTTCAGCGCCAACAGAAAAGCCTGCACAGGAAGAGCCAGCGGTTGAAGCGGCGGCTCCCAACGCTGCTATTACTACAGAGCCAGCCTCGGGGCCGACCCCTGTCGAAAAGCCAGTAGAATCAACTGAGGAAGCCCGAAGCGAACAGCCTGCCGATGTTATGGACGTCGATACGGAGAAGGATAAGCCGGAGCAACCCAAGGAGAAGAGCAAGAGCCCAGCAAACTAG
- a CDS encoding hypothetical protein (BUSCO:42648at5125): MDINDLKNTVSNLTLYDLKAGFRKAQNAVMNFTEMESKVREATNNEPWGASSTLMQEIANGTFNYQTLNEIMPMIYRRFTEKAAEEWRQIYKALQLLEFLIKHGSERVIDDARGHISLLKMLRQFHFIDQNGKDQGINVRNRAKELADLLSDVDRIRTERKKARATKNKYTGVEGGATFGGGFSSGSSGRYGGFGSESAGYGGGSGSGSGPTNFGGYSGGVYGDGGGFGGETDDWRGDGAASRAERFEEYDEFDEGERPSASSSRAAAKRPERAPAKKAAAEPPKKKEPEVDLFSFDDPAPASSAAPSASNSSGFAALAPSNAAAAPAQADDDDEFDDFQSAAPAQAAPSNSFMQSPPVTSMASSTAKFAAPQPQSAPQQADISQMVSMASISPAPSASGTPGPNYSAFSVPAAPAAQAPKPTGFQQSGPNYFSPVQAQASKPTTSAFSGMSSTSNAAPSTPTTMANMKPVTSSSAKPASAAGGDAFGALWGKASGGVKKPETPKAGPALGQLAKEKSSAGIWGAPAAGSSSGSAPPKTGGSAMDDLLG, translated from the exons ATGGATATTAACGATCTCAAGAACACGGTCTCCAACCTGACCTTGTATGACCTCAAGGCAGGCTTTCGCAAGGCCCAGAATG CTGTCATGAACTTTACCGAGATGGAGTCCAAG GTGCGCGAGGCCACGAACAACGAGCCATGGGGTGCTTCATCTACCCTTATGCAAGAGATCGCAAACGGGACATTTAACTA CCAAACCCTCAACGAGATCATGCCTATGATTTACCGTCGCTTCACCGAGAAGGCTGCCGAGGAATGGCGCCAAATTTACAAGGCTCTTCAATTGCTCGAGTTTCTCATCAAGCACGGCTCTGAGCGTGTTATTGATGATGCGAGAGGACACATTTCCCTTCTCAAGATGCTTCGCCAATTTCACTTTATCGACCAGAACGGAAAGGACCAGGGTATCAACGTGCGCAACCGAGCCAAGGAGCTGGCCGACCTACTTAGCGATGTGGATCGTATCCGAACCGAGCGCAAGAAAGCGCGTGCGACCAAGAACAAATATACTGGTGTTGAGGGTGGCGCAACATTTGGTGGTGGCTTCTCAAGCGGCAGCTCTGGTCGTTATGGTGGCTTTGGCAGCGAGAGCGCTGGCTATGGTGGAGGCAGCGGTAGTGGCAGCGGCCCTACCAACTTTGGTGGATACTCTGGTGGTGTCtatggtgatggtggtggtttcGGTGGTGAGACTGATGACTGGCGAGGGGATGGCGCTGCTAGCAGAGCTGAACGATTTGAGGAATACGACGAGTTTGACGAAGGCGAGCGACCTTCTGCCAGCTCATCAAGAGCTGCTGCCAAGCGACCAGAGCGCGCTCCTGCTAAGAAGGCGGCTGCCGAGccacccaagaagaaggaaccTGAAGTTGATCTCTTTTCCTTTGACGACCCTGCGCCGGCATCTTCTGCAGCTCCTTCAGCCTCAAACAGCTCTGGATTTGCTGCGTTGGCCCCTAGCAATGCTGCTGCCGCTCCTGCGCAAgccgacgatgacgacgagttTGATGACTTCCAATCTGCTGCACCTGCCCAGGCTGCACCATCCAACAGTTTTATGCAAAGCCCTCCTGTGACATCGATGGCTTCCTCAACTGCGAAGTTTGCAGCTCCTCAGCCCCAGTCTGCTCCTCAGCAGGCTGATATTAGTCAAATGGTTAGCATGGCATCAATCTCACCCGCACCGAGCGCCTCAGGCACTCCAGGACCAAACTACTCTGCTTTCAGTGTCCCTGCTGCCCCCGCGGCACAGGCTCCCAAGCCCACCGGGTTCCAGCAATCTGGACCCAACTACTTTAGTCCTGTCCAGGCACAGGCATCTAAGCCTACAACATCTGCCTTTTCTGGCATGAGCAGCACTTCCAATGCTGCCCCCAGCACTCCCACTACTATGGCCAACATGAAGCCCGTTACTAGCTCCTCAGCCAAGCCAGCATCTGCTGCTGGTGGGGACGCCTTTGGAGCTCTCTGGGGCAAGGCTAGTGGTGGTGTCAAGAAGCCTGAGACGCCTAAGGCTGGACCCGCACTGGGCCAGCTCGCCAAGGAGAAGAGCAGTGCTGGAATCTGGGGTGCGCCGGCAGCTGGATCTTCCAGTGGCAGTGCTCCTCCCAAGACTGGTGGCTCTGCTATGGATGACCTCCTAGGCTAA
- a CDS encoding hypothetical protein (BUSCO:33285at5125): protein MPTPAPTEVDAATAKLGVWKEALYERCRESGTDMFSQDDLMRLDVIPNRDLMLLARVVQSLTDDKLFITMREASGQVLWKWRDSQEAHKYKQCSTDEQVMVYSLIDDSGGDGIWSQTLQKRLNMHDSVLKNALKQLQAKGLIAPFKNVEHPNKKMFIKASIRPSDRATGGPWYTDQNLDEAFIDELQRVIFDFIKRQSSYHSTHGGGAARTQVPKKGVVKGGVEKGKKRDASHMDEPPAKVPKIPSTSTVKKDALLPLPAGYTGYPTVRDIARLLSASGITHNTILSEHDVQKLVDVLVWDNLVESVKVAGKMGYRVSRVAKQSLESWAGRDDPTGREGGPESFVSAFTEAPCGRCPVFEICEEGGPVGPSNCEYFKRWLGVE, encoded by the exons ATGCCGACCCCCGCGCCTACTGAGGTCGATGCAGCGACGGCCAAGCTCGGTGTCTGGAAAGAGGCCCTTTACGAACGATGTCGCGAATCTGGGACGGACATGTTCTCCCAGGATGACCTTATGCGCCTCGATGTCATTCCCAACCGCGATCTTATGCTGCTTGCCCGCGTCGTCCAGTCCCTTACTGATGACAAGCTTTTCATCACCATGCGCGAGGCCTCTGGCCAAGTGTTATGGAAATGGCGCGACTCCCAGGAAGCTCACAA GTATAAGCAATGCTCGACCGACGAACAGGTCATGGTCTACTCTCTTATCGACGACTCGGGCGGCGACGGCATTTGGTCCCAGACGCTCCAGAAGCGCCTCAACATGCACGACTCGGTCCTCAAGAATGCCTTGAAACAACTACAGGCCAAGGGACTCATTGCACCCTTCAAAAATGTCGAGCACCCCAACAAGAAGATGTTCATCAAGGCCTCCATACGACCTAGCGATCGCGCCACAGGTGGGCCGTGGTATACTGATCAGAACCTCGACGAGGCCTTTATCGATGAGCTGCAGCGTGTTATTTTCGATTTTATAAAGCGCCAGAGCAGCTACCACAGCACACACGGAGGTGGTGCTGCGCGAACGCAGGTTCCCAAGAAGGGTGTCGTCAAGGGTGGCGTGGAAAAGGGCAAGAAGCGCGATGCTAGTCACATGGACGAGCCCCCTGCCAAAGTACCCAAAATACCTTCGACGAGTACCGTCAAGAAGGACGCACTCCTTCCTCTCCCTGCCGGCTATACGGGCTATCCGACCGTCCGCGACATCGCACGCCTGCTATCAGCGAGCGGCATTACTCATAACACGATCCTTTCCGAACATGACGTGCAGAAGCTTGTAGATGTCTTGGTATGGGACAATCTCGTTGAGTCAGTCAAGGTGGCTGGCAAGATGGGCTATCGAGTTTCTCGGGTCGCCAAGCAATCCTTGGAGAGCTGGGCTGGCCGAGATGACCCTACAGGCCGTGAAGGCGGCCCGGAATCTTTCGTGAGCGCCTTTACAGAAGCCCCCTGTGGACGCTGCCCGGTATTTGAGATCTGCGAAGAAGGTGGCCCCGTAGGCCCCAGTAACTGCGAGTACTTTAAGAGGTGGCTGGGCGTTGAATGA
- a CDS encoding hypothetical protein (TransMembrane:4 (i20-40o46-69i76-94o150-172i)~BUSCO:52057at5125): MQPALGALGHTWTAMRAMEFISLITIIGLTSNFIGEMVGADYAAPSALIGTLVVSIIATLYIAISYILYWDGMLPLLLATGADVMLLVACIVVACTVGKPVSYLACPKFPSDGNTANFINSLFHNVYHSRGNVFAWVDPDKASCYQLKSVWGLSIALCVLFSFSAITSGCLWKRTKGAARPAPKDIEG; encoded by the exons ATGCAGCCTGCTCTCGGCGCCCTCGGGCACACCTGGACTGCCATGCGAGCCATGGAGTTTATCTCACTCATTACTATCATTGGTTTGACATCCAACTTTATTGGTGAGATGGTTGGTGCTGATTATGCGGCGCCCTCTGCTCTGATTGGAACCCTGGTTGTT TCAATTATCGCGACCTTGTACATCGCCATCTCTTACATCCTGTACTGGGATGGCATGCTCCCTCTTCTCCTTGCCACAGGTGCTGATGTGATGCTTCTTGTCGCCTGCATCGTTGTAGCATGCACTGTTGGCAAGCCTGTCAGCTACCTCGCATGCCCCAAGTTTCCTTCTGATGGCAACACAGccaacttcatcaactcACTCTTCCACAACGTCTACCACTCTCGTGGAAACGTCTTTGCCTGGGTCGACCCTGACAAGGCATCCTGCTACCAGCTCAAGTCCGTCTGGGGCCTGAGCATTGCCCTGTGCGTACTTTTCTCGTTCTCCGCCATCACTTCGGGATGCTTGTGGAAGCGCACAAAGGGTGCTGCTCGTCCCGCCCCCAAGGACATTGAGGGTTGA
- the CSR1 gene encoding phosphatidylinositol transfer protein csr1 (BUSCO:48704at5125), with the protein MRPSLIKPLLPRHTCFSAARTSSSLPQLSNTIRTVRFFSASSAVMGNKVFFDITWEGPVFQNGKPTSTVQEQQGRINFNLFDDKVPKTAENFRALCTGEKGFGYKGSSFHRIIPDFMLQGGDFTRGNGTGGKSIYGEKFADENFALKHDKPGLLSMANAGPNTNGSQFFITTVVTSWLNGRHVVFGEVADQESLDVVKALEATGSGSGAVKFNKKATIVNCGEL; encoded by the exons ATGAGACCCTCACTCATCAAGCCCCTCCTACCCCGCCATACCTGCTTCTCTGCCGCAagaacttcttcttctcttcctcaacTCTCCAACACAATCAGAACTGTTAGATTTTTCTCAGCTTCATCCGCAGTCATGGGTAACAAGGT TTTCTTCGATATCACCTGGGAGGGTCCCGTCTTCCAGAACGGCAAGCCCACCTCTACCGTCCAGG AGCAGCAGGGCCGCATCAACTTCAACCTCTTCGACGACAAGGTCCCCAAGACCGCCGAGAACTTCCGTGCTCTCTGCACTGGCGAGAAGGGTTTCGGCTACAAGGGCTCTTCCTTCCACCGAATCATCCCTGACTTCATGCTTCAGGGTGGTGACTTCACCCGTGGCAAC GGCACTGGTGGCAAGTCCATCTACGGTGAGAAGTTCGCCGACGAGAACTTCGCCTTGAAGCACGACAAGCCCGGTCTGCTCTCCATGGCCAACGCCGGCCCCAACAC CAACGGCTCCCAGTTCTTCATCACCACCGTCGTTACCTCTTGGCTCAACGGACGCCACGTTGTCTTCGGTGAGGTCGCTGACCAGGAGTCCCTTGATGTCGTCAAGGCCCTTGAGGCTACTGGTTCTGGCAGTGGTGCCGTCAAGTTCAACAAGAAGGCCACCATCGTCAACTGCGGTGAGCTGTAA
- the RPN11 gene encoding multicatalytic endopeptidase (MEROPS:MER0022005~BUSCO:34599at5125), producing MLRHGRAGVPMEVMGLMLGEFVDDFTVKVMDVFAMPQSGTGVSVEAVDPVFQTKMMDMLRQTGRPESVVGWYHSHPGFGCWLSSVDINTQQSFEQLNPRAVAVVIDPIQSVKGKVVIDAFRLINPQLLMLGQEPRQSTSNLGHLNKPSIQALIHGLNRHYYSIGIDYRKTALEENMLMNLHKHVWTEALEMNDFRHEGCKNKDRLQQLVTLADGYEKRVKEETELTKDQLKTRYVGKLDPKKHLEDVGQELIEDNIVSVSRQMIDKEATMPKRETPAGSKGQVNGEEMDVEEEL from the exons ATGCTTCGACACGGCCGCGCAGGTGTGCCCATGGAAGTTATGGGTCTGATGCTGGGCGAGTTCGTGGATGACTTTACCGTCAAGGTTATGGATGTGTTTGCTATGCCCCAGAGTGGCACCGGCGTTAGTGTCGAGGCCGTCGACCCTGTTTTccagacgaagatgatggataTGCTTCGACAGACAGGAAG ACCCGAGTCGGTTGTCGGATGGTACCACTCGCATCCTGGTTTCGGCTGCTGGCTTTCGTCGGTTGATATAAATACTCAACAATCGTTCGAGCAATTGAACCCCCGTGCCGTGGCTGTCGTCATCGATCCCATCCAGTCCGTTAAGGGCAAAGTCGTCATTGACGCTTTCCGACTCATCAACCCCCAGCTTTTGATGCTGGGACAAGAACCAAGACAAAGCACAAGTAACTTGGGTCACCTCAACAAACCCTCAATTCAAGCCCTTATCCACGGTTTGAACCGACATTACTACTCGATCGGCATCGACTACCGCAAGACGGCTCTCGAAGAGAACATGCTCATGAACCTGCACAAGCACGTGTGGACCGAGGCTCTGGAGATGAACGATTTCCGACATGAGGGTTGCAAAAATAAGGATCGACTGCAGCAGCTGGTTACGTTGGCAGATGGCTATGAGAAGCGAGTGAAGGAAGAGACCGAGTTGACCAAAGATCAGCTTAAGACCCGATACGTTGGCAAGTTGGATCCCAAGAAGCATCTCGAGGATGTTGGCCAGGAGCTCATCGAAGACAACATTGTTTCTGTGTCGAGACAAATGATTGACAAAGAGGCGACCATGCCCAAAAGGGAGACGCCAGCAGGTTCAAAGGGACAAGTGAATGGCGAGGAGATGGACGTGGAGGAGGAGTTATGA